One stretch of Priestia megaterium DNA includes these proteins:
- a CDS encoding uracil-DNA glycosylase family protein — protein MISQHSYFQHCLPAIQQLHNINFTKEKLLQKDFLIGQEHELTMYYSPHNDYINPDAHIVIAGITPGWFQMKTAFKQCIFSLSHHHSLEQVLYETKKAASFSGTMRVNLIEMLDRCGIPKAMDINSAAELFASQRDLLHTTSVLKYPVFYKGKNYTGHQPPIERSALLSRYAFEVFQHELNEMKNACLIVPLGKAVENVLRKLLLEPSLSRHTYLFGFPHPSGANGHRKRIFEEHLSEFTEIVEDWAAKRKS, from the coding sequence ATGATTAGCCAACATTCTTATTTTCAACACTGTCTGCCTGCCATTCAACAATTGCATAATATAAATTTCACTAAAGAAAAGCTGTTGCAAAAAGACTTTTTGATCGGTCAAGAACATGAACTAACCATGTACTACTCGCCTCATAACGACTACATAAATCCAGACGCTCATATTGTTATTGCAGGTATCACACCAGGGTGGTTTCAAATGAAAACAGCTTTTAAACAATGCATTTTCAGCCTGTCTCATCATCATTCACTTGAACAAGTACTGTACGAAACAAAAAAAGCCGCTAGCTTTAGCGGAACGATGAGAGTAAATTTAATAGAAATGTTAGATCGGTGCGGCATTCCAAAAGCCATGGACATTAACAGTGCCGCTGAGTTATTTGCTTCACAGCGAGATTTGCTGCATACAACGTCCGTATTAAAATATCCCGTATTTTATAAAGGAAAAAACTATACCGGTCATCAGCCGCCAATCGAACGCTCAGCGCTTCTTTCTCGCTATGCCTTTGAAGTGTTCCAGCATGAGTTGAACGAAATGAAGAATGCGTGCTTAATCGTTCCGCTAGGAAAAGCGGTTGAGAATGTTTTAAGAAAACTTTTACTTGAACCTTCGCTTTCTCGGCATACGTATCTATTTGGCTTTCCTCATCCATCCGGAGCAAACGGACATCGAAAAAGGATATTTGAAGAACACCTAAGTGAATTTACGGAAATTGTGGAGGATTGGGCTGCAAAGAGAAAGAGCTAA
- a CDS encoding GNAT family N-acetyltransferase has translation MKNQVRLLRDKELEEAAIIYTSVFSGSPWNEPWSRNTAYARLYDISKTPGYIGIGYFHSENNKLIGFIVGNEEQWANYKTFYLNEICVLTSIQQTGVGTSLLTFLKELLVQRKVKEAYVSTERGQGKPARLLKRRVLSSMNSVY, from the coding sequence ATGAAAAATCAAGTTCGTTTACTGAGAGATAAAGAATTAGAAGAAGCAGCAATTATCTATACAAGCGTTTTTAGTGGTTCACCGTGGAATGAGCCTTGGAGTAGGAACACTGCTTATGCCCGTTTATATGATATTAGTAAAACTCCAGGGTACATAGGGATAGGTTACTTCCATAGTGAAAATAATAAACTCATAGGATTTATAGTAGGAAATGAAGAACAATGGGCGAACTATAAGACGTTTTATTTAAATGAAATTTGTGTGTTAACCAGCATTCAGCAGACTGGAGTAGGAACAAGCCTTTTAACTTTTCTGAAAGAATTGCTTGTACAAAGGAAGGTAAAAGAAGCATATGTGTCTACTGAAAGAGGTCAAGGCAAACCAGCACGTCTTTTGAAAAGAAGGGTTTTATCATCCATGAATTCCGTATATTGA
- a CDS encoding sugar diacid recognition domain-containing protein — MLRYVTKELAQKIVCRTMEIIDCNINVMNEKGVIIGSGDTNRLDQIHEGALMVLKSGSSYEITQQQADSLRGVKPGVNLPILFNGEIVGVVGLTGLPEQIRNYGELVRMAAEMIFQEMILIEEIQWDERLKEELVHQLLQQEEPLDSLFFERANRFNINLYLPRMALIITAENRHKVMKLVKKYIANHDLYAMLPDGVVLLKYLESGSAKSYAKQLEKQLRASDFPYKLSTGSVQADFKGLHVSYQQAKDTLAVGSKLHPEAVFYSYSDYQIPVLLRRRAGFQENHDLLHHYEKLKEYDKKKELIETLTVYIEENGEGSTAAKKLFIHRNTLSYRLDKIQDITGKDPRKVKDLLELYVAMLLSTIS, encoded by the coding sequence ATGTTGAGATACGTAACAAAAGAATTAGCTCAAAAAATTGTGTGTAGAACGATGGAAATCATTGATTGCAACATTAACGTAATGAACGAAAAAGGAGTCATTATTGGTTCTGGTGACACAAATCGACTCGATCAAATCCACGAAGGAGCGTTGATGGTATTAAAAAGCGGCAGTTCCTACGAAATTACTCAGCAGCAGGCTGACTCGCTGCGCGGAGTCAAACCGGGGGTGAATTTGCCTATTTTATTTAACGGAGAAATTGTTGGAGTCGTGGGATTAACAGGATTGCCAGAGCAGATTCGTAATTACGGAGAGCTTGTGCGCATGGCGGCTGAAATGATTTTTCAAGAAATGATTTTAATAGAGGAAATTCAATGGGATGAACGATTAAAAGAAGAGCTGGTTCATCAGCTTCTTCAGCAAGAAGAGCCTCTTGATTCCTTATTTTTTGAACGAGCGAATCGCTTTAATATTAACTTATACCTTCCAAGAATGGCACTCATTATTACAGCTGAAAACCGCCATAAAGTTATGAAACTTGTAAAGAAATACATAGCTAATCATGACCTATATGCTATGCTTCCTGACGGAGTGGTCCTATTAAAATATCTGGAATCCGGCAGCGCTAAGAGTTATGCTAAACAGCTGGAAAAACAGCTTCGTGCGTCCGATTTCCCCTATAAGCTATCTACAGGATCTGTTCAAGCTGACTTTAAAGGCCTTCATGTATCGTATCAGCAGGCGAAAGATACGCTTGCGGTCGGTTCAAAGCTTCATCCAGAAGCTGTTTTCTACAGCTATTCTGATTATCAAATTCCCGTGCTGTTACGTCGACGTGCCGGTTTTCAAGAAAATCATGATTTGTTGCATCACTATGAAAAGCTTAAGGAATATGACAAGAAAAAAGAACTTATTGAAACGTTAACAGTCTATATAGAAGAAAATGGGGAAGGAAGCACGGCAGCTAAAAAGCTTTTTATACATCGAAATACGCTAAGCTACCGTCTAGATAAAATTCAAGATATTACGGGAAAAGATCCAAGAAAAGTAAAAGATCTTCTCGAACTGTATGTAGCGATGCTTCTATCAACCATTTCATAA
- a CDS encoding carbohydrate ABC transporter permease, with protein sequence MDYTNKRKKRFFTFLALCITLVHIVPFYILVTTSLKETGDFSSKWVFPKSIHFENFTTAWEQANLGNSFMNTFIITFVSAILLIFLGSMAAYPLARRQTKLNKYVYFIFIAVMVIPPLTALVPLYKMVVNMGMMNTYQIAILNNVAAFLPLTIFLYAGFIRSTISKELEEAARIDGAGTLTIFFEIVFPLLKPVTASILIIASVYIWNDYQFAIFFLQDKEMHTLTVTLASFFAENQNNLSLVGAAAIIAMLPMTILFLVLQKYFIAGLSSGSVKG encoded by the coding sequence ATGGACTATACAAATAAACGGAAAAAACGATTTTTTACCTTTCTAGCTCTTTGTATAACGCTCGTTCATATTGTCCCTTTTTATATTCTAGTTACAACTTCTTTAAAAGAAACCGGGGATTTTAGTTCCAAATGGGTATTTCCAAAAAGCATACATTTCGAAAATTTCACAACAGCTTGGGAGCAAGCTAATTTAGGAAACTCTTTTATGAATACGTTTATTATTACGTTCGTTTCGGCAATTTTGCTTATTTTTTTAGGATCAATGGCTGCGTATCCTTTAGCGCGCCGACAAACGAAATTAAATAAGTACGTCTATTTTATCTTTATTGCCGTGATGGTAATACCGCCTTTAACAGCGCTAGTTCCGCTGTACAAAATGGTTGTGAATATGGGAATGATGAATACGTACCAAATTGCCATTTTAAATAATGTCGCAGCATTTTTGCCGCTAACGATCTTTTTGTATGCAGGCTTCATTCGCTCCACTATTTCTAAAGAGCTCGAGGAAGCAGCAAGAATTGACGGTGCCGGTACGTTAACGATTTTCTTTGAAATCGTATTTCCACTGTTAAAGCCCGTCACTGCGTCTATTTTAATTATTGCCAGCGTCTATATTTGGAACGACTATCAGTTTGCAATTTTCTTCCTTCAAGATAAGGAAATGCATACATTGACCGTTACATTAGCAAGCTTTTTTGCTGAAAATCAAAATAATCTTAGCTTAGTAGGAGCAGCAGCTATTATTGCGATGCTTCCAATGACTATTTTATTTCTAGTGCTACAAAAATACTTTATTGCAGGGCTTTCATCAGGATCTGTGAAAGGATAA
- a CDS encoding ABC transporter substrate-binding protein, translating into MKKLTYLFVLLLVFSVVVAGCGNKEASTGGNGKTTLTLFSTMSNKGERKALQNAIAEFEKQNPDIKIDANFPGNGYEDMLRVKMGANDMPDLFDTHGWSQLRYGEYVADLKDMDWVQHLDPALNQILKDKSGKVYAYPLNQAKDGISYNATLLEKYGIKPPNTMDEFITALETVKKKSKGEVAPLWIPGGENGNIAQVFDQLATPQLITAKNKNYAKQLEKGTFNWSNYTPLAETMAEMKKKGLLNEDVLTAKVSQATELMAQNKIAFTFVGGSLGPDATELNPEVKVGTVPVPAIHKDGTQSWIGGERFTLAAWKDSKHLKEAKKFIEFVSQPEVAKKIAEGTSSASALTNNKTQNYYSEYYDKYNDIKVEPYFDRKYLPSGMWAVMSSTGQELLAGSLTPKQLSNEMEKEYKRLSKQ; encoded by the coding sequence ATGAAAAAGCTTACGTATCTTTTCGTTCTATTACTAGTCTTTTCTGTTGTGGTAGCAGGCTGCGGAAATAAAGAAGCGTCAACAGGCGGAAATGGGAAAACAACGTTAACGCTTTTTTCTACGATGAGTAATAAAGGCGAGAGAAAAGCGCTTCAAAACGCGATTGCAGAATTTGAAAAACAAAATCCAGATATTAAAATTGATGCGAATTTTCCGGGTAACGGCTATGAAGATATGCTTCGTGTGAAAATGGGTGCAAATGATATGCCCGATTTATTTGATACGCACGGCTGGTCTCAGCTTCGCTACGGGGAATATGTAGCAGATTTAAAAGATATGGATTGGGTTCAGCATTTAGATCCGGCGCTGAATCAAATTTTAAAAGATAAAAGCGGCAAAGTGTATGCGTACCCTTTAAATCAAGCAAAAGACGGAATTAGCTATAATGCGACGCTATTAGAAAAATACGGAATAAAGCCTCCTAACACAATGGATGAATTTATAACAGCGTTAGAAACAGTAAAGAAGAAAAGTAAAGGAGAAGTAGCTCCTTTATGGATTCCAGGAGGAGAAAACGGCAATATTGCTCAAGTTTTTGATCAGCTCGCCACACCTCAGCTTATTACAGCAAAAAATAAGAACTACGCTAAGCAGTTAGAAAAAGGAACATTTAATTGGTCAAACTACACGCCGCTAGCGGAAACAATGGCAGAAATGAAGAAAAAAGGGTTGCTGAATGAAGATGTATTAACCGCAAAAGTATCTCAAGCAACGGAATTAATGGCTCAAAATAAAATTGCTTTTACATTTGTGGGCGGATCTCTTGGACCGGATGCAACAGAATTAAATCCTGAAGTAAAAGTAGGAACGGTACCGGTGCCAGCTATTCATAAAGATGGTACGCAAAGCTGGATTGGCGGAGAGCGCTTTACCCTTGCTGCTTGGAAGGATTCTAAGCACCTTAAAGAAGCGAAGAAATTTATTGAATTTGTGTCACAGCCGGAAGTTGCCAAAAAGATTGCCGAAGGAACGTCTTCAGCATCGGCTCTGACAAACAATAAAACCCAAAACTACTACTCTGAATACTACGATAAGTATAACGATATTAAAGTTGAGCCATACTTCGACCGAAAGTATTTACCGAGCGGCATGTGGGCAGTGATGTCTTCTACAGGTCAAGAATTGCTAGCGGGAAGTTTAACGCCAAAGCAATTATCAAATGAGATGGAAAAAGAGTACAAGCGTCTCAGTAAACAATAA
- a CDS encoding DUF3951 domain-containing protein — MAFSLLILVAILMVSFPLMIIIVKTVWHRKLPRNYYTPFDYLAAQTEEEFHEEQTEREIEEREGDVIKRKSQN, encoded by the coding sequence ATGGCTTTTTCGTTACTAATTTTAGTCGCTATTTTAATGGTTAGTTTTCCGCTGATGATCATTATCGTTAAAACGGTTTGGCACCGAAAGCTTCCTCGTAATTACTACACGCCGTTTGATTATCTTGCTGCACAAACAGAAGAGGAGTTTCATGAAGAACAAACTGAACGAGAAATAGAAGAAAGAGAAGGAGATGTTATAAAAAGAAAGAGCCAAAACTAG
- a CDS encoding glycerate kinase, translated as MKIVIAPDSFKESLTALHVCEAVEKGIKTHFPNAEISKVPMADGGEGTVQSLVDATGGEIIQTKVTGPLGKTVEAFYGILGGGKTAVIEMAAASGLHHVPVDKRNPLITTTRGTGELILKALDHKVKHIIIGIGGSATNDGGAGMAKALGAKLLDANGAEIKEGGGSLDQLASIDLANLDSRLAEVKVEVACDVDNPLTGETGASAVFGPQKGATPYMVEQLDRNLAHYAAVIEKEMDTHIQSVPGAGAAGGLGGGLLAFLSAELKPGVDIVIEATQLESYVKNADLVITGEGRIDGQTIYGKTPIGVAKTAKKHSVPVIAIAGSIGAGSEAVYEHGIHALFSVVPGAVALSEALEKADENIERTAKNVASVIRLAIK; from the coding sequence ATGAAGATTGTTATTGCACCTGATTCATTTAAAGAAAGCTTAACGGCTCTGCACGTTTGTGAAGCCGTGGAAAAAGGAATAAAAACTCATTTTCCCAACGCGGAGATCAGTAAAGTACCTATGGCAGACGGAGGAGAAGGGACCGTTCAGTCGCTTGTAGACGCGACGGGTGGAGAGATTATACAAACAAAGGTAACCGGACCGTTAGGAAAAACGGTGGAAGCTTTTTACGGAATTCTTGGCGGGGGCAAAACGGCTGTTATTGAAATGGCAGCCGCTTCAGGCCTTCATCATGTTCCTGTGGATAAACGCAATCCGCTTATAACAACAACGAGGGGAACCGGCGAGCTCATTCTTAAAGCGTTAGATCACAAAGTGAAGCATATCATTATTGGCATCGGAGGAAGTGCTACAAATGATGGAGGAGCCGGTATGGCAAAAGCTTTAGGGGCAAAACTTCTTGATGCTAACGGAGCAGAAATTAAAGAAGGAGGCGGCAGTTTAGATCAGTTAGCCTCTATTGATCTTGCAAACTTGGATTCTCGGCTTGCTGAAGTCAAAGTAGAAGTGGCGTGCGATGTAGACAATCCGTTAACAGGTGAAACCGGGGCATCTGCGGTATTTGGTCCTCAAAAAGGCGCAACTCCTTATATGGTTGAACAGCTTGACCGTAATTTAGCTCATTACGCAGCGGTTATTGAAAAAGAAATGGATACTCATATCCAAAGTGTTCCTGGTGCTGGAGCGGCAGGAGGACTTGGCGGCGGCTTGCTGGCATTTTTATCTGCTGAGTTAAAACCAGGGGTAGACATTGTCATTGAAGCAACTCAGCTAGAAAGCTATGTTAAGAATGCTGATCTTGTGATTACGGGTGAAGGAAGAATAGATGGTCAAACCATTTACGGAAAAACACCCATCGGCGTAGCCAAAACAGCAAAAAAACACAGTGTTCCCGTGATAGCCATAGCGGGAAGCATTGGAGCGGGAAGCGAAGCTGTATATGAACACGGTATTCATGCTTTATTCAGCGTCGTGCCCGGCGCAGTGGCTCTGTCAGAAGCGCTGGAAAAAGCCGATGAAAATATTGAACGAACGGCTAAAAATGTAGCGTCAGTTATACGTTTAGCCATAAAATAA
- a CDS encoding LacI family DNA-binding transcriptional regulator, which yields MATLKDIAAYANVSSSTVSRVLNNDHTLSVSEVTRERILHAAKELQYTPVKIRKGTANGKDIEAPRIGIIFAQSLEEELVDPFFSSIRHGIESECSEKEIFTVKSFRLKGMKQEELLQDLNGVIVVGRVSPETVQEVSNHLDTIVFINHKADEDLYDSVMIDFEKATKHALNHLFDLGYKRIGYIGGTEREHYINGSSIIEDQRQTVFERVMYEKGLLDSEKVYVGEYSMNEGYELMGQAIKQGNLPQAFFIASDAMAIGAMRALQQSNIKVPEDVAIVSFDDVDIAAFASTPLTTVKVYTEEMGRQAVKMLVDRLSGRSVPLKVMVPTKLIYRESCGALLKKQ from the coding sequence ATGGCAACTTTAAAAGATATAGCGGCGTACGCTAATGTTTCGAGTTCAACCGTATCAAGAGTACTAAATAATGATCATACGCTTTCTGTATCTGAGGTTACCCGTGAGCGCATTCTTCATGCAGCCAAGGAGCTGCAATATACACCCGTGAAGATACGCAAAGGAACGGCAAACGGAAAAGACATAGAAGCTCCAAGGATAGGTATTATTTTTGCTCAATCTCTTGAAGAAGAGTTAGTAGACCCTTTTTTCTCCTCTATTCGCCATGGAATAGAGAGTGAATGCTCAGAAAAAGAAATTTTTACAGTAAAGTCATTTAGGCTAAAAGGCATGAAACAAGAAGAGCTGCTGCAGGATCTTAATGGAGTGATTGTAGTGGGAAGAGTTAGTCCAGAAACGGTTCAAGAAGTGAGCAATCATTTAGATACTATTGTTTTTATCAATCACAAAGCGGATGAGGATTTGTACGATTCGGTCATGATTGATTTTGAGAAAGCTACTAAACATGCATTAAATCATTTATTTGACCTCGGTTATAAAAGAATTGGCTATATCGGAGGGACAGAAAGAGAACATTATATCAATGGAAGTTCTATTATTGAAGATCAGCGTCAAACGGTTTTTGAACGCGTTATGTATGAAAAAGGACTGCTTGATTCTGAGAAAGTTTATGTCGGCGAATATTCAATGAATGAAGGATATGAGCTGATGGGACAAGCGATTAAGCAAGGAAATCTTCCTCAGGCATTTTTTATCGCAAGTGATGCAATGGCAATAGGAGCAATGCGTGCCTTGCAGCAATCCAATATAAAGGTTCCTGAAGACGTAGCGATTGTAAGCTTTGATGATGTGGATATCGCAGCATTTGCGAGCACGCCGCTCACAACGGTTAAAGTATATACTGAAGAAATGGGAAGGCAGGCTGTTAAAATGCTAGTAGATCGGCTAAGCGGCAGATCCGTTCCTTTAAAAGTCATGGTGCCGACTAAATTAATTTATCGTGAAAGCTGCGGAGCCTTACTCAAAAAACAGTAG
- a CDS encoding carbohydrate ABC transporter permease, giving the protein MNELVRKEPVSVVRDTEKRKKKLKTESSLWWMYLPGLVIITVFIIYPFINGIRLSFTNWNGFSQTYDWIGLQQYKRLLADPTTWLVIKNTLLYGIGSTIFQNIIGLLYALLLNQSIKMKAVTRTIVYLPVIISPIIMGYIWYFFFAYQGGALNDLLVFLGFEKINALGTPELNSWIIVFVNTYQFVGIAMIIYLAGLQSISKDYYEAAQLDGASALQQFKNITLPLLMPSITINVVLNIIGGLKLFDVIVALTGGGPGDASQSMSTFMYDLYFRRQDAGYAATQGVCMALIILVISLSALVYFKRKETEA; this is encoded by the coding sequence ATGAATGAATTAGTCAGGAAAGAGCCGGTTTCTGTAGTAAGAGATACGGAAAAACGAAAGAAAAAATTAAAAACAGAGTCCTCTTTATGGTGGATGTACCTTCCCGGCTTAGTAATTATCACCGTTTTTATTATCTATCCTTTTATTAACGGAATTAGACTTTCCTTTACTAATTGGAATGGATTTTCACAAACGTACGATTGGATTGGGCTCCAGCAGTATAAACGTTTGCTTGCAGATCCAACGACCTGGCTCGTGATAAAAAATACGCTGCTCTACGGAATAGGCAGTACTATTTTTCAAAATATTATTGGCTTGTTATATGCTTTGCTTCTGAATCAAAGCATTAAAATGAAAGCTGTAACAAGAACAATTGTCTACCTTCCGGTTATTATCAGCCCAATTATTATGGGGTATATCTGGTACTTCTTTTTTGCCTACCAAGGAGGCGCTTTAAATGACCTTCTTGTATTTTTAGGCTTTGAGAAGATTAATGCTTTGGGAACTCCGGAGCTTAACTCTTGGATTATCGTGTTCGTCAATACGTATCAATTCGTTGGAATTGCGATGATTATTTATTTAGCGGGGCTGCAAAGTATTTCAAAAGATTACTACGAGGCAGCACAGCTTGACGGAGCATCTGCTCTTCAGCAGTTTAAAAATATCACTCTGCCATTGCTTATGCCTTCTATTACAATTAACGTCGTTTTAAATATTATCGGGGGTTTAAAACTGTTTGACGTAATTGTTGCGCTGACAGGAGGAGGACCTGGAGATGCATCACAGTCGATGTCTACTTTTATGTATGACTTATATTTTAGAAGACAGGACGCTGGCTATGCAGCAACTCAAGGTGTTTGCATGGCGCTTATTATCTTAGTCATTAGCTTATCAGCACTTGTGTACTTTAAACGAAAGGAGACAGAAGCGTGA
- a CDS encoding GntP family permease, which yields MDVQVSALGAICALVIAIILILKKVAPAYGMIAGALIGGLIGGVNIADTVNLMIEGAQGIIPAVLRILAAGVLAGVLIESGAAAVIAETIVKKLGEKKALLALALATLILTTVGVFVDVAVITVAPIALAIAKRTGMSKPAILLAMIGGGKAGNLMSPNPNAIAASDAFNIPLTSVMAAGIIPAIFGVAATYIVAKRLVKKGTMVQVEEIDTVDAKSLPLFLTAIIAPIVTIVLLALRPLFDLNIDPMVALPAGGIVGAIVMKKGKQLNTYAISGLGKMSGVAIMLLGTGTLAGIIANSQLKDVIIQGLSAIGLPAYVLAPVSGIFMSAATASTTAGTAVASQVFGSTILELGVSALAGAAMVHAGATVLDHLPHGSFFHATGGSVNMKMKERLKLIPYESLIGLIMAIVSTLIFGVLKLYG from the coding sequence ATGGACGTTCAAGTAAGCGCATTAGGCGCGATTTGTGCATTAGTGATTGCCATTATATTAATCTTAAAGAAAGTGGCTCCCGCATACGGAATGATAGCCGGAGCATTAATTGGAGGGCTGATTGGCGGAGTTAATATTGCTGATACCGTTAATTTAATGATTGAAGGAGCACAAGGCATCATTCCCGCAGTGCTGCGAATTCTTGCAGCTGGGGTATTAGCTGGCGTATTAATAGAATCAGGTGCTGCAGCGGTTATAGCAGAAACCATTGTAAAAAAACTAGGAGAAAAAAAAGCTCTTTTAGCTCTTGCGCTAGCCACACTCATTCTTACGACGGTAGGTGTGTTTGTTGATGTGGCTGTGATCACAGTAGCCCCTATTGCTTTAGCCATTGCTAAACGTACGGGGATGTCAAAGCCCGCTATTTTACTAGCGATGATTGGAGGAGGAAAGGCAGGAAATCTAATGTCTCCTAACCCCAATGCCATTGCTGCTTCAGATGCATTTAATATTCCGCTTACATCCGTTATGGCTGCAGGAATTATTCCCGCTATATTTGGGGTAGCGGCCACTTATATAGTAGCCAAACGATTAGTAAAAAAAGGAACAATGGTTCAAGTTGAAGAAATAGATACCGTGGATGCAAAGAGCTTGCCGCTATTTTTAACGGCCATCATAGCACCAATTGTTACAATCGTGCTGCTGGCGCTGCGACCGCTTTTTGATCTTAATATTGATCCCATGGTTGCGCTTCCTGCAGGAGGAATTGTTGGTGCCATTGTGATGAAAAAAGGAAAACAGCTTAATACATACGCTATTTCGGGATTAGGAAAAATGTCAGGCGTAGCCATTATGCTGCTTGGAACAGGGACATTGGCAGGAATCATTGCTAACTCTCAGTTAAAAGACGTTATTATTCAAGGCTTGTCTGCAATTGGGTTGCCAGCTTATGTTTTAGCTCCGGTTTCAGGTATCTTTATGTCAGCGGCAACTGCTTCGACAACTGCAGGAACAGCCGTAGCAAGCCAAGTTTTTGGATCGACGATTTTAGAACTAGGCGTTTCTGCTTTAGCCGGAGCTGCTATGGTTCATGCCGGAGCGACCGTACTTGATCACCTCCCGCACGGAAGCTTTTTCCACGCAACGGGAGGAAGTGTAAACATGAAAATGAAAGAACGTTTAAAATTAATACCTTACGAATCGCTTATTGGACTCATTATGGCAATTGTATCCACGCTTATATTTGGTGTATTAAAGCTATATGGGTAA
- a CDS encoding alpha-glucosidase/alpha-galactosidase, with protein MSKITFIGAGSTVFAKNILGDCMFVPALAGFEFALYDIDAERLRDSENMLNNLKENYKVNITVKAYLNRREALTGAKYVINAIQVGGYKPSTVIDFEIPKKYGLRQTIGDTVGIGGIFRSLRTIPVLLDFARDIEEVCPDALFLNYTNPMATLTGAMLRYTNVKTVGLCHSVQVCTKDLFDSLGMDHEGIQEKIAGINHMAWLLEVKRDGQDLYPEIKRLAKEKQKTKHQDMVRFELMDKFGYYITESSEHNAEYHPYFIKHKYPNLVDQFNIPLDEYPRRCEEQISNWESMREEMVNNSQLTHTRSHEYGSRIIEAIETNVPFKFAGNVLNTGGLISNLPTKACVEVPCVVDRSGIMPTYVGDLPEQLAALNRTNINTQLLTIEAAVTRKREHIYQAAMLDPHTNAELSMDDIIRMCDDLIEAHGEWLPDFTGKVNQYV; from the coding sequence ATGTCTAAAATCACATTTATCGGAGCGGGAAGTACAGTTTTTGCAAAAAATATTTTAGGAGACTGCATGTTTGTGCCTGCCTTAGCTGGCTTTGAATTTGCTCTTTACGATATAGATGCTGAGCGTTTAAGAGATTCGGAAAATATGCTAAACAATTTAAAAGAAAACTATAAAGTGAATATTACGGTTAAAGCCTATTTAAACCGCAGAGAAGCTTTAACAGGAGCAAAGTATGTGATCAACGCGATTCAAGTAGGCGGATACAAACCAAGCACCGTCATTGATTTTGAAATTCCTAAAAAATACGGCTTGCGTCAGACGATTGGAGATACAGTAGGAATTGGAGGGATTTTCAGATCACTGCGCACGATTCCGGTGCTGCTTGATTTTGCAAGAGATATTGAAGAAGTATGTCCGGATGCGCTGTTTTTAAATTACACCAATCCAATGGCAACCCTGACAGGTGCAATGCTGCGCTATACCAATGTAAAGACGGTAGGCCTTTGTCACAGTGTTCAAGTATGTACAAAAGATTTATTTGATTCTCTCGGAATGGATCATGAAGGAATACAAGAGAAAATCGCAGGCATTAACCATATGGCATGGCTGCTAGAAGTAAAAAGAGATGGACAAGATTTATATCCAGAAATCAAGCGTCTAGCAAAAGAAAAGCAAAAGACAAAGCATCAAGATATGGTGCGTTTTGAGCTAATGGATAAGTTCGGCTATTATATTACCGAATCGTCTGAGCATAACGCAGAATATCATCCATACTTTATTAAACATAAATATCCAAATCTTGTTGATCAGTTTAACATTCCTCTTGATGAATACCCGCGCCGATGCGAAGAGCAAATTAGCAATTGGGAATCAATGAGAGAAGAAATGGTCAACAACAGTCAGCTAACTCATACGCGTTCACATGAGTACGGCTCTAGAATCATTGAAGCGATAGAGACAAACGTGCCGTTTAAATTTGCCGGTAACGTATTAAATACCGGAGGCTTAATTAGTAACCTGCCGACAAAAGCGTGCGTAGAAGTTCCATGTGTTGTAGACCGAAGCGGCATTATGCCGACTTATGTAGGAGACTTACCTGAGCAGCTTGCGGCGTTAAATCGTACGAATATTAATACGCAATTATTAACAATTGAAGCAGCTGTCACTAGAAAAAGAGAGCACATCTATCAAGCTGCGATGCTAGATCCTCATACAAATGCGGAATTATCCATGGATGACATCATTCGTATGTGCGATGATTTAATTGAAGCTCACGGTGAGTGGCTGCCTGATTTTACAGGTAAAGTGAACCAATACGTGTAA